The sequence TAGGCAAGACTGCGACCGTTGACCCGTTACCGTGGTCTGGCCCTCCACCTTGACCACATTCGATCTTGCAGCGCTTGGCGTGACACTGTGCTTTCTCCGCGATCGGCTTCAAATGCGTAGGCAGCATGATTATGACAGACGTTATCTAAGGGGCGATCATGGTTCACATGTCCCAGGGGGAAAACGCTGAACAGATCCCCAAGCTCGTCAAGGTTTCGCCCGCCACTGTCCGTGCTTGGATGAAGCGACCCGAACCCCCTTCCAAACGAACCCGCAAGCCGACCGAGCTTTCGACCAAGCGCGCGCTCGTGCGCACGCGACGTGCGGAGATGGCCGAAAGCCTTCTTCGGACGAAAGTGATTCGCACCGCACGGCGCTCCTCGCCGCTTGGCTTCAGCGTCAAAACTGCCTTGATCGTGACTATGCCCGTCAACTCGCCCACGAAGGTGGCCCGCTACATCAACCAGGACAAGAAGCTTCTCCACAACATCGGGCGTGCGAAGGTTTCCGCTGCGACCATCCGTCGTGACCTGAAGGGGGCCGCGATGAAGCCTTACATGAAGCGCAACGGGCCTCGTTTTACTGAGAGGCACCTTCGGCTCCGTGTGGAATTTGCGCGTGGCCTCTTGTACCCTGTGCGGCCTCTGCCCTTCTTGCTCGAGGAAATCGCATTCACGGACGAGAAGTGGTTCGACTCGGACGACGGCAGGGAGGTTTACTGGGCCCGCAAGGGTGACGATATTCCACACCGCCGACGCGACCAGCACGGTCACAAGATCATGGTGTGGGCTGCCGTCGGTTTCAACTTCCGCCGCATCGTGCGCATCCCGCGCGACAGCACGACGAACTCCGCCGCCATCAAGATCAACGAAGCGTCTTACGTGAAGGTCATCGACGTGCATGCGAAGGCAGTGCGTGACGCGCA is a genomic window of Acidobacteriota bacterium containing:
- a CDS encoding transposase — encoded protein: MVHMSQGENAEQIPKLVKVSPATVRAWMKRPEPPSKRTRKPTELSTKRALVRTRRAEMAESLLRTKVIRTARRSSPLGFSVKTALIVTMPVNSPTKVARYINQDKKLLHNIGRAKVSAATIRRDLKGAAMKPYMKRNGPRFTERHLRLRVEFARGLLYPVRPLPFLLEEIAFTDEKWFDSDDGREVYWARKGDDIPHRRRDQHGHKIMVWAAVGFNFRRIVRIPRDSTTNSAAIKINEASYVKVIDVHAKAVRDAHLVFQQDGAAGHKKAERNGWFENRGIRVLKNWPPNSPDLSPIETLWAVIAR